The Prunus dulcis chromosome 3, ALMONDv2, whole genome shotgun sequence genome segment ttttctagtCTAATGGTTTTTGGTAattagtttatatatatatatatatatatagttttcataattgtaaattgtttttggtaaattgattttgaataatttaGTCTTATGGGCAGGTGGGCCACCGCAACTCAGCCTTCGCAAGAAATACAGCTTGCACGTTGTGAACTTGTGCTTTAAGACCCTGTCAGGAATCAGGATTTTGCGGGGGAAGATGTATGGATATCTAAACtacaagaagagaaaaataaataaataaataaaggtcTTATTTCataatatctttatttttctctttaatttttattattatttatagttatcctctttattttctcttctttttttactCTTTACTAAAATACGAAGTTAAAGATTATAAAGACTAACATTGAGGAATGTTATGATCAGTCGCTCACGTGACGGTGAAATGCTTGAAGTTTGATGCATTGTGTGTGAACCGTTGCaaaattcttgaaaataaGGACCTTGGTTTGACTAAGGTAGGGAAGGCACTCAATACACGACACCGTGTAGGGGGTCCGTCCAAACGAAAGCTTCTCGTGTCAGTATAACAGGTTTGATTGCCAGAGGGTGGGATGGGATCCCAAGCTCACGTGAGAAATCAGGCTAAAAGGTAAATAATTTGATCAATACAGGATTGGTAAAACAGCACACAGAGAAAAGTTCCATGGCTGAAAAACTGAAACCAGCAGAGTTTAGATTTTGCGtgaaaacaaattccaaacgtttttaactttatttttatacaactTTTTGGTACATAAAGTGATATGAAACTAGTTGATTGGTTTAGAAATTTATGGTGAAAGTGGCCCTCCTGCTGCCtttatccaaaaaagaaaaaagggtgtTTAGAGCGACCAACAAACATATTTAATGTATCAATGGGAATTGTGAAGTTGGTGGTGAAGGAAAAGGGGTTAGGTATAATGACAGATTAGGTTTCTTAATTGTGGCTTCCCAAAGAAGTTCCTATCACTTGCTTGGATAAAGGATTTTTAGTAGGAGTTCGGAAGTGGCAATAGCAAGAGAAAAGCATTGGTTTTAAATCATTAGAAGGGATCGAACTCTTGACCTAACCGATTTCCCTAGCATTCGGCACCATTTGGATCAACCCGAATGACGGACAAAAGCATCATTTGCACAGCAGATTCTTATCCTAATTTGCAATCTAAGAACATGCCAAGGCACAGAAGGATGGGATATTAAAAGTGTATACCAAGGGGCAGACCTCTATGCATACAAAGTTTGAAGCGAAAACTCATCATACCTTCTTCTCCCCTCCAATGGAATGTGCTTTAACTAGCTAATTCTTAAACATGGACCAAACCTGATTTGCAGCCTCTAGCACTTGAGTTGATTTGCAGATGTGTGCTTGCTTGAGATGATAATATCATGTGTACTTGTAAATGTGCTACCTATCTACAATATTTTCTGAATTCCCACTATATGGGAGCTAAGCAGTAGCGTATATACACGGTTTTTGTCTTGCGCACTATTACAAAGAAGCCAAACTGCTTCAGGTATCAGTAGCTGGACATACCATGATGCCAACATTTTCCTGGCTTGCGCCTGATACGATAACAGGAAGGACGATTGAGCTAAACATCATCATAGAGAATTTTGTATGACGCCGACATAGGTTATGGGAGAAaggatttgaaaacaaagacaGCTACCACTATGAACAAAGCAGTTGTACATATCAAAGCCTGCAACAGTCACAACATTTGTGATTAGTGAAAGATGATAAAGGCTACAAGTTGCATCCTTTTTATTCATTATAACCACCCCACACACCCCCACCGCCCCCCCGAAAAAAAGTTCAGAACTTTCCCATTTCAATCTCACGTATTTTTAAACTTTATAAAAAGAactaagaaaagaacaaaaaaaggatCAATGAGGGGTAGAGGGCAGGGGGGGAGGGGAATAGGAAAAATTAAACTTCTTCTTTTAGAAAAAGATAACTGGATAAATAAGGGTAAAATGAGTATTACCATCTCTGGTGGTGTAGTGAGAAGAAAAAGGTGTGCAAACAGAAGCATAAAACTTACAGCTATTGCTGAAGCTTGGAGCCCAGTTCGCTCCCTTGGGTCTCTATGGTAATACTTCCCAAAGTAGAGAAATGCAGCGTAGTACCACATCACTGGAAATACAAATCCAAGCAAAAGACTGAAAAAAGAAGGCGCATCCATTAGTGAGAAAAGATGGGGCGGGGGtagagcaagagagagaaggcaGGAATACTCACGAAAACCATCCAATTCCACAACCAAAGCAAGGAAGCGGTTTGTCAAATATTCCCAATATCGGGTCCTCTTGATCCCTGATAGGAGCATAGTTGCCATTTCTATGGTTCACTACATTCACCAAATCACTTTCAGAACGTAATCCCATAACATCTTGCCATAAACTTTAACAGAAACGATCAATTATTACATTAAGCACATAGCTTTTGTATAAGCTTAGTCACCAATGATAAATTATAATGAGAAAAACAGGAAAATGACTTCTACATTTTCAGAACACATTTGAAACCTGCCCTAGGTGTTAAGGACTCCTATAGTCCTCTAAAAATCATTTTCACTCAATGGTCTGACATTTGACACCGTAAATGTAGGCTTGACAGCTCCAGAAGACTAAACAACTGGTATGGAGATCAttgatttaatataaaatttaggCTTATTTACTGTTTCATCCCCTGGAACTCGAGCTCGCTCTCACTTAACCACCCGGAACTCAAATTTCCTCACTTTACCCCCTGAATCTCTAAAAATTGCTGAAATTTAGTTCTAGGGGGGAGAAACAGTAAATAAGCCTAAAATTTAATCTTTAACAATTGATTtcaaatcaaaaaaattaaccatTAAGCTGCCAGCAGCATCCCACATGAGCATGACAAACAAAAGTGAGAGCCAgatactaatttttttaataaaagcatgaaaaataacAGTAACAATAATACATGCAGGTACATGTGTGAACAAAACTGTTTATCATAGCATGACAACTTCATCCAATTCACCACATTTTACTACTACAAACATTTGTCCCATTTTatatggaaaaataaattgcaCTAGCATGCAGAAGGAGTTGCATACTCTGATCCATCTGTCCCAAACACAATCACCCTCAGTTTTTCTCTCCACCTTGAAAGTAACTGTAGTATTTtttctgaaaagaaaagaaattgttATATGAAAAGTATTTGCTGTTAAACAAGTGAATATAGGTTGAAGTACGACAAAGGAAGATGTTGGAAGGAACCAATCCAAGACAATTTAACTGCTGCATTTAGGTAACAATGTGACAGTATTGGTTGAGATAAAAAGATGCAAACAACAgacactcagaagaaacataaAAAGTAAAGGGAGACAAAAGCAAATAGGTCATTATATCGCGCAAATTGATATTCCTGCAAAGGGAAGGCAGTTATTAACAGGTCCAGACTTGAAAGACTTATTAGTCATACAGCAATATGGTCGCATTTAGGTTAATGATCTGCACCTCATGAGAAACATCATTACGAGATAATCTTAACTACTCAAGGATGGACGCAATTTTTGATATAGAAATCATAGACATCTATCACAATTCAAGCAGCATTTACTCAGAACTGTTACCCATTCAAAAGGAAGGGAAATGGCCTCCAAATGAAAATCATGTATAAAGGGCCTTCCCAAATTCTTGGTAGTGCATCCTACAAGGAAAGAATAATCACTCTGGCTAGCTAACTAAAGAGATCACAATGGCAGAAGGGAAGTGATCATCCTGCATAAATTCTGCATCATTTCGTCTCAAGGCCTAGCCATATTCCACTGGTAGATTAAATTTATCAACATCTTTGACTTACGAAGAATTGATAATTCCGTATCAAATTTCCACTCTAAGATGATCCCCATCACAATTCACCAACAATGATAAAGGCCTAAGATTGTAACTCTAGATTCTTATcgttaattgcatttccacCATGTAAAAGAATAACAGGATAAACAGAACCTTAATATGGTTGTTGGGTTACAAATAGATTACtcttcaaaataaaagaatcaAGAGATCATATTTGCATAAGAAATCTCCTTGTGCTGTCATATGCAGCAAATATCACTAATGATCTGCAGAATCAATTGCGATGATAactcttttccttttagttGAGTCTAATGCCACATGCCAAAAAGAATTCACAAGCTAGTTTTATTCTATTGTGCCTTCTCCAGAAGTGCCAGAGGAGTGGTGATTTAAGATGGCAACTAGCAAACCTCATGAGAgatttgttctttcttcttcttttaattttcttgaaGTAGAAGACAAGAAAACCTCAATCAAGTGGGTTTTAGCAACACCCAAAAAGGAAGGCGAAAACGGTTCTTTTGTATATAGAAAGGCGTACGCACAATGGGAGGAAACTACCAGCAAGCAAACACAAacagtttttctattttattctTTGGGGTGGAAACAGCATTTCTGGTTACAAATCCACAAAAACCTTCCTCTATTTTTTCAGATAGCAAACTTTGAATTACATTACATTGCAAATCCCAATATATGATAACCAAAATAACAGCAAACAACTTTAGTGAAGTGTTCTAGGAAAATTAAGACAAAAAGCATTcaagaattacaaaaaataagaaaacccATGTTTGAGCAAAGGATTTCCcataatcaaaacaaagaattcaTGTGGAAAGATCACtctaaaaattgaaacaagtCAAACATGCAGTGATAGAAATCAACCCAACTCGGAATTTCCAATTCTttcccagaaaaaaaaaagaaaaaaaagaaaaaaaaaaagagccgAAGACTGAAAGAGAGACGGATTTTGAAAAGAGCAAAAGAGGAAACTTTTACCTCTGAAGAAACGGTCAAACGGAGAGCTGAAATTAGCAGAAGCGGCTTTCTGTGAAGGAGTGCTTTTGATAATTGCAAAAGCAGCTGCTGATGACGAGGAATGAAGAAATGGCTTTTTGGTACGAAGTGCCTTTCTCTCTAATCAAGTACGAACGTTTTTATCTCCATTGATAATCAACTTGAGAGTACAAAGGGGAGGACAGAGACAGGCTCTGTTTCTTTACGTTTTACAGttttaaatataaagaaacgagaaaattgcaaaataaaatgattgtGTGTGCGCGAGAACCAAGCAAGAATCTGCTGCAGCGAAAGATCCGCCATTAAACGCATGTCGTACCTCATAACggaaaaaatatagaaagaaagaTCGAAGGTGTAATTAACAGGATATGGATTTCCACTTTTAACCTGATAATTCCTTCATTAACTTAACATCTATATtaactttttatatatacaaaactTTGCTActtcctaaattaaattaaattttaacttaTTGGTTTTCGGGTGGATTAACTTAATTTGAATCGGGTTGTTGGATCAAATTTACTTAATAA includes the following:
- the LOC117620658 gene encoding 60S ribosomal protein L18a-like protein — protein: MDQMNHRNGNYAPIRDQEDPILGIFDKPLPCFGCGIGWFSLLLGFVFPVMWYYAAFLYFGKYYHRDPRERTGLQASAIAALICTTALFIVVAVFVFKSFLP